A region from the Pseudomonadota bacterium genome encodes:
- a CDS encoding ATP-binding cassette domain-containing protein, protein MTQSPLDPSTPRTLEPCLSDPHIIVRDLTMAYGTNVIQRDLTFNVNRGDIFIIMGGSGCGKSTLLRHLIGLQTPAKGQVFYGDVSLWDMDPDERERFMRRFGILYQSGALWSSMTLAENIGLTLEEYTVLSHSEISEIASFKLALVGLAGFEDYYPSEISGGMKKRAGLARAMALDPEILFFDEPSAGLDPISARLLDDLILELRDSLGSTIVVVTHELASIFAIGNNSVFLDGETKTMIATGDPKKLLAECRNPTVHAFLTRGEPDKEMMRENRGGGKTNHEQTRQ, encoded by the coding sequence ATGACCCAATCTCCCCTTGACCCCTCGACCCCTCGAACCCTCGAACCCTGCCTTTCCGATCCTCACATTATTGTGAGAGATCTTACCATGGCTTATGGAACGAATGTGATTCAACGCGATCTTACTTTTAATGTGAACCGCGGGGATATTTTTATTATTATGGGAGGAAGCGGGTGTGGTAAGAGCACACTTTTGAGACACCTTATCGGACTTCAGACACCGGCAAAGGGTCAGGTATTTTATGGAGATGTGAGCCTATGGGATATGGACCCCGATGAACGGGAGCGTTTTATGAGACGTTTCGGGATTCTCTATCAGAGCGGTGCCCTCTGGAGTTCTATGACCCTTGCAGAGAACATAGGGCTTACGCTTGAAGAATATACAGTCCTCAGTCATTCTGAGATTAGCGAGATTGCGTCGTTTAAGCTTGCCCTTGTGGGTCTTGCAGGATTTGAAGACTATTACCCTTCAGAGATAAGCGGCGGCATGAAAAAGCGGGCCGGGCTTGCACGTGCAATGGCTCTTGATCCTGAGATACTTTTTTTTGATGAACCATCAGCAGGGCTTGACCCTATCAGCGCCCGTCTTCTCGATGATCTCATCCTTGAGCTGCGCGACAGCCTTGGATCTACGATTGTTGTGGTGACCCATGAACTGGCCAGTATCTTTGCAATAGGAAATAACTCAGTTTTTCTCGATGGTGAAACAAAGACGATGATTGCAACGGGAGATCCAAAGAAGCTTCTTGCAGAATGCAGGAATCCAACGGTTCATGCCTTCCTCACGAGAGGAGAACCGGATAAAGAGATGATGAGAGAAAACCGTGGAGGAGGAAAAACAAATCATGAGCAAACCCGCCAGTAA
- a CDS encoding four helix bundle protein: MKSYKELQVWQKGYKLCLDIYRITKHFPKEEQYGLTAQMRISAVSIPSNIAEGYGRKSRKEYIQLLYVAYGSMCELETQLSISKDLGYIDTKNAVSVQQGIGDVERMLKTLIKSLEAKP, translated from the coding sequence TTGAAGAGCTATAAAGAACTGCAAGTCTGGCAGAAAGGATACAAACTCTGTTTAGATATATACAGGATAACAAAGCATTTTCCTAAAGAAGAACAATACGGGTTGACAGCGCAGATGAGAATATCTGCGGTTTCAATCCCATCTAATATTGCTGAGGGCTATGGAAGAAAATCACGGAAAGAATACATTCAGTTGTTGTATGTTGCATACGGCTCAATGTGTGAATTGGAAACACAGCTATCGATATCAAAGGATTTGGGGTATATCGATACTAAAAATGCAGTTAGTGTTCAACAGGGAATTGGTGACGTAGAAAGGATGTTAAAAACACTCATTAAGTCTTTAGAGGCTAAGCCATGA
- a CDS encoding MlaD family protein yields MSKPASKTLIGAFVIGAISLAVIAVVAFGSGRFFVKKLPLVMYFEGSVAGLNVGSPVVFRGVRIGSVKNIILRFETEDLSFIIPVYVELDPRKVVHVGVISDDEEIYQALIKKGLRATLELQSMVTGQLMINLDFHPGKPAKFVGLDKRYSEIPTIKSGLEQLLESADDISLKELFSKLLHAIEGVDKAVNSPHLASSLETLSAGLKDAKRILSKIDNEIDPVLENVKVSSQSIREIFKKGEDVPAQIGQTLLIIQNTLKQAENTLHSVQGLASENSTVVLEVDNTLKEVSDTARSVRFLSDYLQRYPESLIWGKKPLKGE; encoded by the coding sequence ATGAGCAAACCCGCCAGTAAAACACTGATCGGTGCTTTTGTAATAGGTGCAATCTCACTTGCCGTGATAGCGGTTGTTGCTTTCGGCTCAGGAAGGTTCTTCGTTAAGAAATTACCCCTGGTTATGTATTTTGAGGGCTCTGTTGCCGGGCTCAATGTGGGTTCCCCCGTTGTGTTCCGTGGAGTTAGGATAGGCTCTGTTAAAAACATTATCCTGCGTTTTGAGACAGAAGATCTGTCGTTTATTATCCCGGTTTATGTAGAATTAGACCCGCGGAAGGTTGTTCATGTGGGGGTGATTTCCGACGATGAAGAGATTTATCAGGCACTCATTAAGAAAGGGCTCCGTGCTACACTTGAGCTTCAAAGTATGGTCACGGGCCAGCTTATGATCAATCTTGACTTTCATCCCGGCAAACCGGCAAAATTCGTAGGTCTTGACAAGCGTTACTCCGAGATTCCCACCATCAAATCGGGTCTTGAGCAACTTTTAGAGAGCGCCGACGACATTTCGCTCAAAGAGCTCTTCAGCAAGCTCCTCCATGCAATCGAGGGGGTCGACAAGGCCGTCAATTCTCCTCATCTGGCATCAAGCCTTGAGACTTTGAGCGCTGGTTTAAAGGATGCGAAGAGGATACTTTCGAAGATTGACAATGAGATTGATCCTGTCCTGGAAAATGTCAAAGTCAGTTCTCAATCGATTCGGGAAATCTTTAAAAAAGGTGAAGATGTTCCTGCCCAGATCGGGCAGACCTTGCTTATTATCCAGAATACCCTGAAGCAGGCCGAGAATACGTTGCACTCAGTCCAGGGTCTTGCTTCGGAGAATTCAACGGTTGTCCTTGAGGTTGACAACACCTTGAAAGAAGTTTCTGATACTGCCCGTTCTGTCAGGTTCCTCAGCGATTACCTTCAGCGTTATCCTGAATCCCTCATCTGGGGGAAGAAGCCATTAAAAGGAGAATAG